The following proteins are encoded in a genomic region of Drosophila willistoni isolate 14030-0811.24 chromosome 3R, UCI_dwil_1.1, whole genome shotgun sequence:
- the LOC6648056 gene encoding uncharacterized protein LOC6648056 isoform X1, translating into MDKGPPKPRRTRQKVNALHYESLPTAPPAMSGRADENIFQFPAVASRARNLSASPNYKLSDEKDLPACAHGKHSCFFCQPYRADRGTIEPLKIRLNSAIEAMDELNHTYALLEGFLEKKLATIIDTEKEDPIRLDGKDVTMVVKEEEEHSDATISQPAVPSSDTEFELEHSLTWLESLLGTEIVPAFKQGKFKRIRERSKSMMEDEINMYIKNERPLKTSLSRPYLLRRQSTYSDNKSKVSKWTKVKAAFKWERANVPPSGSAQESNVLLPVNNEVERYLKVPVSVAGGSSSADSIISSSSGHFMSDTGGTPGTISSASSMDELDATCRHNMRRDSSKSDTRCDSRASNFEVELRKSVIDERLDSMKSALPIKSSSNKSLRRSKAFSDFEVLPEDHVAEIKSTSTRRQKLPPSPLNLSQVCSDLPQLHSPLKSPKDQSLPRMRRVNSPGNSSVPSSPSRHSDFFGEFVSFTESEDLSSGDFSEPTTPNRKNEHDEIFQRYQLLVLKLDMEFKHKQCGFERSNTTNRSVKFGSGSGGSGSGKRSSEEHSPTQLLHNELMSTEQLEQNLTPQFKKKLHKWRAKQQSCYNAYASSDTATSPTAKNQSSGGSGATDVKPKIDWNLWSLGQLKLEGQGLCALPDQKDLPEKFQKKMEQWNRLKCSPGTNSDNDSLKRGSKHSQSTRRGSDDDRWYKHKPHDKEKLSRLKAIVAPDHTSKKIEVKTSAGEVMKFEGISRKFTRKLYEWEKARGIGPEASTFALLHPGYCPIDVRRINKECNKATAEDSPALSRSLSLDSVSPSVNVISQQASSLSLNHVNDLKEIKDSTDALTDHEFKKYDEPEAVMVEVEEHIHDTASPLVTAHTLVEQQTPIYKYEEVQCNDYVNSRRVQSFESHTNLAPLLGALKRADELFEKLKNASPDLVEHAVMRDCQSTLLSIRNIYPYYSNNLMKANVLNAVSDVQSELGRLCELSQKSPLDEACCQETMQERTMEYLEEIQGMLESLQCLKLSIQGGSNRYPRDIVPDINITADDGQQIESTCDNSSRDQLAVEDQSGASHMEHETETSTTTGTLCRSSVGAAGNSHVNAAKKKLLRLRKMGSRQNSKTESDSSDAETHSVLETPRRLRRKNFRLKQRSLDDDFRLGSCPPIVQPASNEKETTPAPLEVIHGSLKVKPGELIEQSQSIAPVAVPPSKLGGFVPPPLPESHTRNYNTNANVFVKTKRKLFTTIAEPNALEGIAVIEKELESPTISVQDNEKPMMEVVNVKSKSVPRPLNLYKSISLDRLTPRHFRDDPRKCQSSENLYRRSISVPLPLASDSMQRLLQSKRSLRSTQQPNCPEVPPRRVHLYKKHSLHKSHSATVSNNIEHKIAKTSSGSMVAKTPMPLPEPLVLPNKLDNTLPRIQRKLEGKTTSLTPTKPKQFEFPPSIVSPTDHRPATPLSERAQRLQQAKTQFLQSAPVTPRQEPTTPTTIHDPAPIHKSISAGSIRGGEHQQPQQQQEVTTDQESVGSLPRVVTRSGKISSKLGFATLASKLRRGGRKPKEPPATAMHIGSALSALCRQTLMADVIALPQVLGGERPPPPPPASPRTPSGGRNVHKSQSTPQAASPHSPINYDGLNKSLSEQYVRQLKESDV; encoded by the exons ATGGATAAGGGACCACCGAAACCTCGGCGAACTCGTCAAAAAGTGAATGCCCTACACTATGAGTCCTTGCCCACGGCACCGCCGGCCATGTCCGGACGGGCCGATGAGAATATCTTCCAATTTCCGGCTGTGGCATCGCGGGCTCGCAATCTGTCCGCGTCGCCAAATTATAAACTCAGCGATGAAAAGGATCTGCCGGCGTGTGCACATGGAAAACATAGTTGCTTCTTCTGTCAGCCTTATCGAGCAGATAGAGGAACAATTGAGCCGCTTAAGATACGTCTAAACTCAGCCATCGAGGCCATGGATGAACTAAATCACACCTATGCTTTACTTGAAGGATTTCTAGagaaaaaattggctacaattATCGACACCGAAAAGGAAGATCCCATTAGGCTAGATGGCAAGGATGTGACGATGGTCgtgaaggaggaggaggaacaTTCTGATGCCACAATTAGTCAGCCAGCTGTACCCTCATCTGATACAGAATTCGAACTGGAGCACTCACTAACCTGGCTGGAGTCTTTATTGGGCACGGAAATTGTTCCTGCATTCAAGCAGGGAAAGTTTAAGCG TATACGTGAGCGCAGTAAATCGATGATGGAAGACGagataaatatgtatataaagaatgAACGTCCATTGAAGACTTCTCTATCCAGACCCTATCTGTTGCGACGTCAGAGCACATATAGCGACAACAAATCCAAGGTGTCCAAATGGACCAAAGTTAAAGCAGCATTTAAATGGGAAAGAGCCAATGTACCACCTTCTGGAAGCGCACAAGAATCAAATGTCCTCCTACCAGTCAACAATGAGGTAGAAAG ATATCTAAAAGTACCCGTAAGTGTTGCTGGTGGAAGCAGTTCAGCGGACAGCATTATAAGTTCCTCATCGGGACACTTTATGAGCGATACTGGCGGCACTCCGGGCACCATATCTTCGGCCAGCTCCATGGATGAACTAGATGCCACCTGTCGCCATAATAtgc GACGCGATTCTTCAAAGAGCGACACTCGTTGCGATTCACGGGCGTCCAATTTTGAGGTGGAGTTGCGTAAGTCAGTCATAGATGAACGTTTGGATAGCATGAAGTCGGCTCTGCCTATTAAGTCATCGTCAAATAAGTCACTGCGTCGTTCCAAGGCGTTCTCCGACTTTGAAGTGTTGCCGGAGGATCACGTAGCCGAGATTAAATCGACTAGCACTCGACGTCAAAAGTTACCGCCAAGTCCGCTGAATCTTAGCCAGGTATGCAGTGATTTGCCCCAACTTCATTCACCCCTCAAGAGTCCCAAAGATCAGAGTTTACCACGCATGCGACGCGTTAATTCACCGGGCAATTCCTCAGTACCCAGTAGTCCTTCTAGACATTCGGATTTCTTTGGAGAATTCG TTTCCTTTACAGAGAGCGAGGATCTTTCCAGTGGTGACTTTTCGGAACCCACAACCCCAAATCGTAAGAATGAACATGATGAGATATTTCAACGTTATCAACTTCTCGTACTCAAACTAGATATGGAGTTTAAGCACAAGCAATGCGGATTTGAACGTTCAAATACCACAAATCGCA GTGTGAAGtttggcagtggcagtggcggaAGTGGCAGTGGGAAACGCAGCAGTGAAGAGCATTCTCCCACACAATTGTTGCACAATGAACTCATGTCCACCGAACAGTTGGAACAGAATCTAACGCCGCAGTTCAAAAAGAAGCTTCACAAGTGGCGGGCCAAGCAGCAAAGCTGTTACAATGCCTATGCCTCTTCTGACACTGCCACCAGTCCCACTGCTAAGAACCAATCTAGTGGTGGTAGTGGTGCTACCGATGTTAAGCCCAAGATCGATTGGAATCTATGGAGCTTGGGTCAACTAAAACTGGAGGGTCAGGGTTTGTGTGCTTTGCCAGATCAAAAGGATCTACCGGAAAAGTTCCAAAAAAAGATGG AGCAATGGAATCGCTTAAAGTGTTCGCCCGGCACAAATTCCGACAATGATTCACTTAAACGTGGCTCTAAGCACAGCCAATCCACACGCCGGGGCTCTGATGATGATCGTTGGTACAAGCACAAGCCTCACGACAAGGAGAA ACTGTCACGCCTGAAGGCCATTGTGGCACCCGATCATACCTCCAAgaaaattgaagtaaaaacCTCAGCCGGTGAGGTCATGAAATTCGAAGGCATTTCCAGGAAATTCACGCGTAAACTTTACGAATGGGAGAAGGCCAGGGGCATAGGACCAGAGGCTTCCACTTTTGCCCTACTTCATCCCGGCTATTGTCCCATCGATGTCAGACGTATTAATAAAGAGTGTAACAAAG CCACTGCAGAAGATTCACCAGCCTTAAGTCGATCACTTTCACTGGACAGCGTGTCTCCTAGCGTCAACGTCATCTCACAACAGGCGTCATCGTTATCCTTGAACCATGTCAACGATTTGAAGGAAATCAAGGATAGCACTGATGCCCTAACGGATCATGAGTTTAAGAAATACGATGAACCCGAAGCGGTTATGGTGGAAGTGGAAGAACATATACACGACACAGCCTCGCCCCTGGTCACCGCCCATACATTGGTGGAGCAACAGACACCAATATACAAGTACGAGGAAGTGCAATGCAACGATTACGT CAATTCTCGACGCGTGCAAAGCTTTGAATCCCACACGAATTTGGCTCCATTGCTTGGGGCCCTCAAACGTGCCGATGAGCTTTTTGAAAAGCTGAAAAATGCATCGCCAGATTTGGTAGAGCATGCTGTTATGCGGGATTGCCAGTCGACATTGCTTAGCATACGTAATATTTATCCATACTACTCCAACAATCTGATGAAGGCGAACGTGCTCAATGCCGTCTCTGATGTCCAAAGTGAACTGGGACGTCTGTGCGAGCTG AGTCAAAAGTCACCGCTGGATGAGGCATGCTGTCAGGAAACTATGCAAGAACGTACGATGGAGTACCTTGAAGAGATTCAGGGTATGCTGGAATCCTTGCAGTGTCTCAAACTAAGTATAC AGGGCGGTTCGAATCGTTATCCCCGAGACATTGTTCCGGACATTAACATTACGGCTGATGATGGCCAGCAGATCGAATCCACATGCGATAATTCCAGTCGTGATCAGCTGGCGGTAGAGGATCAAAGCGGAGCCTCACACATGGAACATGAGACGGAAACCAGTACCACCACGGGAACACTATGTCGATCCAGTGTGGGAGCAGCCGGCAATTCGCATGTCAATGCTGCCAAGAAGAAACTTTTGCGTCTGCGTAAAATGGGATCGAGGCAGAATAGCAAAACTGAAAGCGATAGCAGCGATGCAGAGACCCACAGTGTTCTGGAGACTCCACGTCGTCTACGACGCAAGAATTTCCGCCTCAAACAACGATCTCTGGATGATGATTTCCGTTTGGGGTCATGCCCACCCATTGTCCAGCCGGCATCGAATGAGAAAGAAACAACTCCAGCCCCATTGGAAGTCATTCATGGCTCTTTGAAAGTTAAGCCCGGCGAGCTTATTGAGCAAAGTCAATCTATAGCACCGGTTGCAGTTCCTCCCAGCAAATTGGGCGGGTTTGTTCCGCCGCCTCTTCCGGAATCACACACCCGAAATTACAATACCAATGCAAATGTTTTTGTAAAAACCAAACGCAAACTATTCACAACTATTGCAGAGCCCAATGCATTAGAGGGCATTGCGGTCATTGAAAAGGAACTCGAGAGTCCGACCATTAGTGTCCAGGACAATGAGAAACCGATGATGGAGGTGGTGAACGTGAAGTCAAAGTCTGTGCCACGGCCTCTAAATTTATACAAATCGATTAGCCTGGATCGTTTGACCCCACGGCATTTCAGGGATGATCCCCGCAAGTGTCAGAGTAGTGAGAATCTCTATCGTCGATCCATATCGGTGCCTCTTCCCTTGGCAAGTGACAGTATGCAACGTCTGCTGCAGTCAAAGCGCTCGCTGCGCTCCACACAACAACCGAATTGCCCAGAAGTTCCTCCCCGAAGAGTTCATTTATATAAGAAGCATTCGCTGCACAAATCCCATAGTGCCACTGTGAGCAACAATATCGAGCATAAGATAGCGAAAACAAGTTCTGGATCGATGGTAGCCAAGACTCCGATGCCACTTCCCGAACCGTTGGTGTTGCCAAACAAACTGGACAATACTCTGCCTCGCATTCAACGTAAACTAGAGGGAAAGACCACTTCGCTGACACCAACCAAGCCAAAGCAATTTGAGTTTCCTCCTTCTATTGTGTCCCCTACTGATCATCGACCGGCAACGCCTTTATCCGAGCGAGCACAACGCTTGCAGCAGGCCAAGACACAGTTCCTACAGAGTGCTCCGGTAACCCCTAGACAGGAGCCGACTACACCAACAACGATTCACGACCCGGCTCCAATTCATAAGAGCATCAGTGCCGGAAGCATTCGGGGTGGAGAACATCAgcagccacagcagcagcaagaagTCACAACAGATCAGGAGAGTGTGGGCAGTTTGCCGCGTGTTGTTACCCGAAGTGGAAAGATTTCAAGCAAACTGGGATTTGCCACACTTGCCTCCAAATTGCGTCGTGGTGGCAGGAAACCCAAAGAGCCCCCTGCGACAGCCATGCACATTGGCAGTGCCTTGTCGGCGCTTTGTCGGCAAACACTAATGGCCGATGTCATTGCCTTGCCACAGGTTTTGGGTGGGGAGAGACCACCACCACCCCCTCCAGCCAGTCCACGGACGCCCAGTGGCGGACGAAATGTACACAAATCACAGAGTACACCGCAGGCAGCTTCTCCCCACTCACCCATTAACTACGATGGACTGAACAAGTCATTGAGCGAACAATATGTACGCCAACTCAAGGAGAGCGACGTCTAG
- the LOC6648056 gene encoding uncharacterized protein LOC6648056 isoform X2, with protein sequence MDKGPPKPRRTRQKVNALHYESLPTAPPAMSGRADENIFQFPAVASRARNLSASPNYKLSDEKDLPACAHGKHSCFFCQPYRADRGTIEPLKIRLNSAIEAMDELNHTYALLEGFLEKKLATIIDTEKEDPIRLDGKDVTMVVKEEEEHSDATISQPAVPSSDTEFELEHSLTWLESLLGTEIVPAFKQGKFKRIRERSKSMMEDEINMYIKNERPLKTSLSRPYLLRRQSTYSDNKSKVSKWTKVKAAFKWERANVPPSGSAQESNVLLPVNNEVERYLKVPVSVAGGSSSADSIISSSSGHFMSDTGGTPGTISSASSMDELDATCRHNMRRDSSKSDTRCDSRASNFEVELRKSVIDERLDSMKSALPIKSSSNKSLRRSKAFSDFEVLPEDHVAEIKSTSTRRQKLPPSPLNLSQVCSDLPQLHSPLKSPKDQSLPRMRRVNSPGNSSVPSSPSRHSDFFGEFESEDLSSGDFSEPTTPNRKNEHDEIFQRYQLLVLKLDMEFKHKQCGFERSNTTNRSVKFGSGSGGSGSGKRSSEEHSPTQLLHNELMSTEQLEQNLTPQFKKKLHKWRAKQQSCYNAYASSDTATSPTAKNQSSGGSGATDVKPKIDWNLWSLGQLKLEGQGLCALPDQKDLPEKFQKKMEQWNRLKCSPGTNSDNDSLKRGSKHSQSTRRGSDDDRWYKHKPHDKEKLSRLKAIVAPDHTSKKIEVKTSAGEVMKFEGISRKFTRKLYEWEKARGIGPEASTFALLHPGYCPIDVRRINKECNKATAEDSPALSRSLSLDSVSPSVNVISQQASSLSLNHVNDLKEIKDSTDALTDHEFKKYDEPEAVMVEVEEHIHDTASPLVTAHTLVEQQTPIYKYEEVQCNDYVNSRRVQSFESHTNLAPLLGALKRADELFEKLKNASPDLVEHAVMRDCQSTLLSIRNIYPYYSNNLMKANVLNAVSDVQSELGRLCELSQKSPLDEACCQETMQERTMEYLEEIQGMLESLQCLKLSIQGGSNRYPRDIVPDINITADDGQQIESTCDNSSRDQLAVEDQSGASHMEHETETSTTTGTLCRSSVGAAGNSHVNAAKKKLLRLRKMGSRQNSKTESDSSDAETHSVLETPRRLRRKNFRLKQRSLDDDFRLGSCPPIVQPASNEKETTPAPLEVIHGSLKVKPGELIEQSQSIAPVAVPPSKLGGFVPPPLPESHTRNYNTNANVFVKTKRKLFTTIAEPNALEGIAVIEKELESPTISVQDNEKPMMEVVNVKSKSVPRPLNLYKSISLDRLTPRHFRDDPRKCQSSENLYRRSISVPLPLASDSMQRLLQSKRSLRSTQQPNCPEVPPRRVHLYKKHSLHKSHSATVSNNIEHKIAKTSSGSMVAKTPMPLPEPLVLPNKLDNTLPRIQRKLEGKTTSLTPTKPKQFEFPPSIVSPTDHRPATPLSERAQRLQQAKTQFLQSAPVTPRQEPTTPTTIHDPAPIHKSISAGSIRGGEHQQPQQQQEVTTDQESVGSLPRVVTRSGKISSKLGFATLASKLRRGGRKPKEPPATAMHIGSALSALCRQTLMADVIALPQVLGGERPPPPPPASPRTPSGGRNVHKSQSTPQAASPHSPINYDGLNKSLSEQYVRQLKESDV encoded by the exons ATGGATAAGGGACCACCGAAACCTCGGCGAACTCGTCAAAAAGTGAATGCCCTACACTATGAGTCCTTGCCCACGGCACCGCCGGCCATGTCCGGACGGGCCGATGAGAATATCTTCCAATTTCCGGCTGTGGCATCGCGGGCTCGCAATCTGTCCGCGTCGCCAAATTATAAACTCAGCGATGAAAAGGATCTGCCGGCGTGTGCACATGGAAAACATAGTTGCTTCTTCTGTCAGCCTTATCGAGCAGATAGAGGAACAATTGAGCCGCTTAAGATACGTCTAAACTCAGCCATCGAGGCCATGGATGAACTAAATCACACCTATGCTTTACTTGAAGGATTTCTAGagaaaaaattggctacaattATCGACACCGAAAAGGAAGATCCCATTAGGCTAGATGGCAAGGATGTGACGATGGTCgtgaaggaggaggaggaacaTTCTGATGCCACAATTAGTCAGCCAGCTGTACCCTCATCTGATACAGAATTCGAACTGGAGCACTCACTAACCTGGCTGGAGTCTTTATTGGGCACGGAAATTGTTCCTGCATTCAAGCAGGGAAAGTTTAAGCG TATACGTGAGCGCAGTAAATCGATGATGGAAGACGagataaatatgtatataaagaatgAACGTCCATTGAAGACTTCTCTATCCAGACCCTATCTGTTGCGACGTCAGAGCACATATAGCGACAACAAATCCAAGGTGTCCAAATGGACCAAAGTTAAAGCAGCATTTAAATGGGAAAGAGCCAATGTACCACCTTCTGGAAGCGCACAAGAATCAAATGTCCTCCTACCAGTCAACAATGAGGTAGAAAG ATATCTAAAAGTACCCGTAAGTGTTGCTGGTGGAAGCAGTTCAGCGGACAGCATTATAAGTTCCTCATCGGGACACTTTATGAGCGATACTGGCGGCACTCCGGGCACCATATCTTCGGCCAGCTCCATGGATGAACTAGATGCCACCTGTCGCCATAATAtgc GACGCGATTCTTCAAAGAGCGACACTCGTTGCGATTCACGGGCGTCCAATTTTGAGGTGGAGTTGCGTAAGTCAGTCATAGATGAACGTTTGGATAGCATGAAGTCGGCTCTGCCTATTAAGTCATCGTCAAATAAGTCACTGCGTCGTTCCAAGGCGTTCTCCGACTTTGAAGTGTTGCCGGAGGATCACGTAGCCGAGATTAAATCGACTAGCACTCGACGTCAAAAGTTACCGCCAAGTCCGCTGAATCTTAGCCAGGTATGCAGTGATTTGCCCCAACTTCATTCACCCCTCAAGAGTCCCAAAGATCAGAGTTTACCACGCATGCGACGCGTTAATTCACCGGGCAATTCCTCAGTACCCAGTAGTCCTTCTAGACATTCGGATTTCTTTGGAGAATTCG AGAGCGAGGATCTTTCCAGTGGTGACTTTTCGGAACCCACAACCCCAAATCGTAAGAATGAACATGATGAGATATTTCAACGTTATCAACTTCTCGTACTCAAACTAGATATGGAGTTTAAGCACAAGCAATGCGGATTTGAACGTTCAAATACCACAAATCGCA GTGTGAAGtttggcagtggcagtggcggaAGTGGCAGTGGGAAACGCAGCAGTGAAGAGCATTCTCCCACACAATTGTTGCACAATGAACTCATGTCCACCGAACAGTTGGAACAGAATCTAACGCCGCAGTTCAAAAAGAAGCTTCACAAGTGGCGGGCCAAGCAGCAAAGCTGTTACAATGCCTATGCCTCTTCTGACACTGCCACCAGTCCCACTGCTAAGAACCAATCTAGTGGTGGTAGTGGTGCTACCGATGTTAAGCCCAAGATCGATTGGAATCTATGGAGCTTGGGTCAACTAAAACTGGAGGGTCAGGGTTTGTGTGCTTTGCCAGATCAAAAGGATCTACCGGAAAAGTTCCAAAAAAAGATGG AGCAATGGAATCGCTTAAAGTGTTCGCCCGGCACAAATTCCGACAATGATTCACTTAAACGTGGCTCTAAGCACAGCCAATCCACACGCCGGGGCTCTGATGATGATCGTTGGTACAAGCACAAGCCTCACGACAAGGAGAA ACTGTCACGCCTGAAGGCCATTGTGGCACCCGATCATACCTCCAAgaaaattgaagtaaaaacCTCAGCCGGTGAGGTCATGAAATTCGAAGGCATTTCCAGGAAATTCACGCGTAAACTTTACGAATGGGAGAAGGCCAGGGGCATAGGACCAGAGGCTTCCACTTTTGCCCTACTTCATCCCGGCTATTGTCCCATCGATGTCAGACGTATTAATAAAGAGTGTAACAAAG CCACTGCAGAAGATTCACCAGCCTTAAGTCGATCACTTTCACTGGACAGCGTGTCTCCTAGCGTCAACGTCATCTCACAACAGGCGTCATCGTTATCCTTGAACCATGTCAACGATTTGAAGGAAATCAAGGATAGCACTGATGCCCTAACGGATCATGAGTTTAAGAAATACGATGAACCCGAAGCGGTTATGGTGGAAGTGGAAGAACATATACACGACACAGCCTCGCCCCTGGTCACCGCCCATACATTGGTGGAGCAACAGACACCAATATACAAGTACGAGGAAGTGCAATGCAACGATTACGT CAATTCTCGACGCGTGCAAAGCTTTGAATCCCACACGAATTTGGCTCCATTGCTTGGGGCCCTCAAACGTGCCGATGAGCTTTTTGAAAAGCTGAAAAATGCATCGCCAGATTTGGTAGAGCATGCTGTTATGCGGGATTGCCAGTCGACATTGCTTAGCATACGTAATATTTATCCATACTACTCCAACAATCTGATGAAGGCGAACGTGCTCAATGCCGTCTCTGATGTCCAAAGTGAACTGGGACGTCTGTGCGAGCTG AGTCAAAAGTCACCGCTGGATGAGGCATGCTGTCAGGAAACTATGCAAGAACGTACGATGGAGTACCTTGAAGAGATTCAGGGTATGCTGGAATCCTTGCAGTGTCTCAAACTAAGTATAC AGGGCGGTTCGAATCGTTATCCCCGAGACATTGTTCCGGACATTAACATTACGGCTGATGATGGCCAGCAGATCGAATCCACATGCGATAATTCCAGTCGTGATCAGCTGGCGGTAGAGGATCAAAGCGGAGCCTCACACATGGAACATGAGACGGAAACCAGTACCACCACGGGAACACTATGTCGATCCAGTGTGGGAGCAGCCGGCAATTCGCATGTCAATGCTGCCAAGAAGAAACTTTTGCGTCTGCGTAAAATGGGATCGAGGCAGAATAGCAAAACTGAAAGCGATAGCAGCGATGCAGAGACCCACAGTGTTCTGGAGACTCCACGTCGTCTACGACGCAAGAATTTCCGCCTCAAACAACGATCTCTGGATGATGATTTCCGTTTGGGGTCATGCCCACCCATTGTCCAGCCGGCATCGAATGAGAAAGAAACAACTCCAGCCCCATTGGAAGTCATTCATGGCTCTTTGAAAGTTAAGCCCGGCGAGCTTATTGAGCAAAGTCAATCTATAGCACCGGTTGCAGTTCCTCCCAGCAAATTGGGCGGGTTTGTTCCGCCGCCTCTTCCGGAATCACACACCCGAAATTACAATACCAATGCAAATGTTTTTGTAAAAACCAAACGCAAACTATTCACAACTATTGCAGAGCCCAATGCATTAGAGGGCATTGCGGTCATTGAAAAGGAACTCGAGAGTCCGACCATTAGTGTCCAGGACAATGAGAAACCGATGATGGAGGTGGTGAACGTGAAGTCAAAGTCTGTGCCACGGCCTCTAAATTTATACAAATCGATTAGCCTGGATCGTTTGACCCCACGGCATTTCAGGGATGATCCCCGCAAGTGTCAGAGTAGTGAGAATCTCTATCGTCGATCCATATCGGTGCCTCTTCCCTTGGCAAGTGACAGTATGCAACGTCTGCTGCAGTCAAAGCGCTCGCTGCGCTCCACACAACAACCGAATTGCCCAGAAGTTCCTCCCCGAAGAGTTCATTTATATAAGAAGCATTCGCTGCACAAATCCCATAGTGCCACTGTGAGCAACAATATCGAGCATAAGATAGCGAAAACAAGTTCTGGATCGATGGTAGCCAAGACTCCGATGCCACTTCCCGAACCGTTGGTGTTGCCAAACAAACTGGACAATACTCTGCCTCGCATTCAACGTAAACTAGAGGGAAAGACCACTTCGCTGACACCAACCAAGCCAAAGCAATTTGAGTTTCCTCCTTCTATTGTGTCCCCTACTGATCATCGACCGGCAACGCCTTTATCCGAGCGAGCACAACGCTTGCAGCAGGCCAAGACACAGTTCCTACAGAGTGCTCCGGTAACCCCTAGACAGGAGCCGACTACACCAACAACGATTCACGACCCGGCTCCAATTCATAAGAGCATCAGTGCCGGAAGCATTCGGGGTGGAGAACATCAgcagccacagcagcagcaagaagTCACAACAGATCAGGAGAGTGTGGGCAGTTTGCCGCGTGTTGTTACCCGAAGTGGAAAGATTTCAAGCAAACTGGGATTTGCCACACTTGCCTCCAAATTGCGTCGTGGTGGCAGGAAACCCAAAGAGCCCCCTGCGACAGCCATGCACATTGGCAGTGCCTTGTCGGCGCTTTGTCGGCAAACACTAATGGCCGATGTCATTGCCTTGCCACAGGTTTTGGGTGGGGAGAGACCACCACCACCCCCTCCAGCCAGTCCACGGACGCCCAGTGGCGGACGAAATGTACACAAATCACAGAGTACACCGCAGGCAGCTTCTCCCCACTCACCCATTAACTACGATGGACTGAACAAGTCATTGAGCGAACAATATGTACGCCAACTCAAGGAGAGCGACGTCTAG